A DNA window from Callospermophilus lateralis isolate mCalLat2 chromosome X, mCalLat2.hap1, whole genome shotgun sequence contains the following coding sequences:
- the Gpr119 gene encoding glucose-dependent insulinotropic receptor, producing MESSFSFGVILAILAFLIIATNALVAVAVLLSIHKNDGVGLCFTLNLAVADTLIGVAISGLVADQLSSSAQTTQKTLCSLRMAFVTSSAAASVLTVMLIAFDRYLAIKQPLRYFQIMSGLVAGACIAGLWLLSYLVGFLPLGVSIFQQTTYQGPCTFFAVFHPRFVLTLSCAGFFPAMLLFVFFYCDMLKIASMHRQQIQKMEHAGALAGAYRPPRYASDFKAVRTVSVLIGSFTLSWSPFLVTSIVQVACQECYLYKVLEQYLWLLGVGNSLLNPLIYAYWQKEVRLQLYHMALGVKKGLTSLLCLLTTRNGGSERPRENSCHIITVSNSELDG from the coding sequence ATGGAGTCATCTTTCTCATTTGGAGTGATCCTTGCTATTCTGGCCTTCCTTATCATTGCTACTAATGCACTAGTGGCTGTGGCTGTGCTGCTGTCAATCCACAAGAATGATGGTGTTGGTCTATGCTTCACCTTGAATCTAGCTGTGGCTGACACTTTGATCGGCGTGGCTATCTCTGGCCTAGTTGCAGACCAGCTCTCCAGCTCTGCTCAGACCACACAGAAGACCCTGTGCAGCCTTCGGATGGCATTTGTCACTTCTTCTGCAGCTGCCTCTGTTCTCACAGTCATGTTGATTGCCTTTGACAGGTACCTTGCCATTAAGCAGCCCCTCCGCTACTTTCAGATCATGAGTGGGCTTGTGGCTGGGGCCTGCATTGCTGGGCTATGGTTATTGTCTTACCTTGTTGGCTTCCTCCCACTCGGAGTCTCCATATTCCAGCAAACCACCTACCAAGGGCCCTGCACCTTCTTTGCTGTGTTTCATCCAAGGTTTGTGCTGACCCTCTCCTGTGCTGGCTTCTTCCCAGCCATGCTCCTCTTTGTCTTCTTCTACTGTGACATGCTCAAGATTGCCTCCATGCATAGACAGCAGATTCAAAAGATGGAGCATGCAGGAGCTTTGGCGGGAGCTTACCGGCCCCCGCGGTATGCAAGTGACTTCAAGGCTGTCCGCACTGTGTCTGTTCTCATCGGGAGCTTCACTCTGTCCTGGTCCCCTTTTCTTGTCACTAGCATTGTGCAGGTGGCCTGCCAGGAGTGCTACCTCTACAAAGTGCTGGAACAGTACCTGTGGCTGCTCGGTGTAGGTAACTCCCTGCTCAACCCACTCATCTATGCCtattggcagaaggaggtgcggCTGCAGCTCTACCACATGGCCCTGGGAGTGAAGAAGGGGCTCACCTCACTCCTCTGCCTTCTCACAACCAGGAATGGTGGTTCAGAGAGGCCCAGGGAAAATTCCTGTCACATCATCACTGTCTCCAACTCAGAGCTTGATGGCTAA